The genomic region CTGGCGTTAATCCCGACCGCGTCGGAACGGCGCTTGGCTCCGCGTTCGGCGGAATCCAGTCGCTGGAAATCGGCTCCGGCAGGTTGGCGACAGGGGCGTCCAAGCGCGTCGGGCCGCGGCTGATTTCAAAATCGATACCGAATGCCGCCGCCGGAACCATCGCTATCCGTTACGGCCTGCGCGGGCCATCCGTCACCTATGTGACGGCTTGCGCCGCCTCCGCCAACGCGATTGGCGAGTCGGTATATTGGTTCTGGCGCGACGATGTGGATTTTGTGCTTGCGGGCGGCGTGGACAGTTTATGGGCCCCGGTCTTTTTATCCGGTCTGCGCGACGCCGGGGCGCTGGCAACGACCGGGCCCGAGGATGCGTCCGCCTGGTCGCGCCCCTTTGATAAACAGCGGACCGGCATGGTCATGGGCGAAGGTTCGGCTTTGTTCGTGCTGGAGCCCCTGGAACGCGCCCGCGCCCGCGGCGTGCATGTTTACGCGGTGCTTGGCGGATATGGCGCGTCGAACGACGCCTATCATGATACGGCCCCCCATCCGCAAGGGTCCGGCGCCGTACTGGCCATCGAGCGCGCGCTTCGCTCCGCCCGCCTTGGCGCGGCCGAAATCGATTATATCAACGCCCATGCCACCTCAACACAAGCCGGCGATATCGCGGAAGCAAACGCTCTTCGCGCCGTCTTTGGCGAACGCCTAAACAACATTCCGGTCAGTTCGATCAAAGGAGCGATCGGCCACCTGCTTGGCGCTGCGGGCGCAATCGAAAGCGCCGCTTGCATCAAAGCGATCGAAACGGGAATAATCCCGGCGACGCTGCATTGCGCGGAAAAAGATGAGCAAGCGCCGCCCGACGTGGTGCCGAACGCAAGCCGCAAGCAAAAAATTGCTACCGCATTAAGCAACTCGTTCGGGTTTGGCGGACAAAACGGCGTCCTAATCTGGCAAGCGCCGTAACCGAAACAGATGGAGGAATGCAGCATGAACAAACCGAAAACGTTTGTACCCACCGTTCAGGAAAGGCGCCTGGCCCTCTCGGAAAAAGTTCCCGTCTGGCAAAACCGCACGCTTGCCGCTCATTTTTCGCTACAGTGCAAAACTTACCACAATCGCCCTTTGCTCCATATGCCGAACTGCACCGTCACATACGGGCAAATGTGGCAGCGAGCGTTCGAACTGGCCAAGGCACTGCTCAACCTCGGCGTGCGCCGCCGCGACCATGTGGCCATTCTCATGGCTAACGATCCGGAATTCATCGCCCTCATTTTGGCCATTTCCCTTACCGGGGCGGTGGCGGTCCCCCTGAACACGCTGCTGCGCGGCGAAGAGCTGGACTACATGATCCGCCAATCGGATACAAACTGGCTCATCTTGCATCAACACGCGAGCGGGCAAAACCATGCCGCAACCATTCAGCCCATTGTGGAAAAACTGGCGACCGAAGACGGAAGTCAACTGAAAGCCGCAATCTGCCTTCCGAATGGCGACGAACCCATTCCCGGCTGTTATGTCGCCTGGTCAACCTTTGTCGCGGGCGCGGCCACGGTTTCCGACGCCGCCGTGATAAAGCGCTGGCGCGAATCGGAGTACCCGAGCGAAGTGGCCGCTATCATATACACTTCCGGCTCAACCGGCTTGC from Bacilli bacterium harbors:
- a CDS encoding beta-ketoacyl-[acyl-carrier-protein] synthase family protein, with protein sequence ARVPNFVPTDYLPRKLVNDTDRFAQLALIAAAEALTDAGLLEKDGDKLSPGVNPDRVGTALGSAFGGIQSLEIGSGRLATGASKRVGPRLISKSIPNAAAGTIAIRYGLRGPSVTYVTACAASANAIGESVYWFWRDDVDFVLAGGVDSLWAPVFLSGLRDAGALATTGPEDASAWSRPFDKQRTGMVMGEGSALFVLEPLERARARGVHVYAVLGGYGASNDAYHDTAPHPQGSGAVLAIERALRSARLGAAEIDYINAHATSTQAGDIAEANALRAVFGERLNNIPVSSIKGAIGHLLGAAGAIESAACIKAIETGIIPATLHCAEKDEQAPPDVVPNASRKQKIATALSNSFGFGGQNGVLIWQAP